From Pusillibacter faecalis, one genomic window encodes:
- a CDS encoding GNAT family N-acetyltransferase — translation MKRLYVRPACRGRHIARHLADRIIADARTIGYRRMLLDTMPCLRDAVRLYRKLGFHDIPRYNDSPMDNTIFLGLDL, via the coding sequence ATGAAGCGGCTGTATGTCCGCCCTGCCTGCCGGGGCCGGCACATCGCAAGGCACTTGGCGGACCGTATCATCGCTGATGCCCGAACCATCGGTTATCGCCGTATGCTCCTTGATACGATGCCCTGTCTGAGGGATGCCGTCCGCCTGTATCGAAAGCTCGGCTTCCACGATATTCCCCGCTATAACGACAGCCCCATGGACAACACAATCTTCCTGGGGCTGGATCTGTGA
- a CDS encoding IMP dehydrogenase, with the protein MAYFFNEPSRTFSEYLLVPGYSSSECIPANVSLQTPVVRFKRGEECPLTMNVPMVSAVMQAVSGEQMGIGLAKEGGIAFIYVSQPIADQADMVRRVKNYKAGFVFSDSNLRLGDTLADVLALKERTGHSTMAVTDDGTGTGKLLGLVTSRDYRVSRMDPSTKVETFMTPAEKIVSAPEGTSLKAANDIIWDHKLNALPILTADGHLVSFVFRKDYDAHKGNPLELLDSQKRYMVGAGINTRDYAERVPALVEAGVDVLVIDSSEGYSEWQKRTLEWIRSRYGESVKVGAGNVVDGEGFRFLADCGADFVKVGIGGGSICITRETKGIGRGQATAVIDVAQERDKYFQETGIYVPICADGGIVQDYHITLALAMGADFCMLGRYFSRFDESPTSKVLINGSYMKEYWGEGSARARNWQRYDLGGASKLSFEEGVDSYVPYAGSLSDGMATTLAKVRSTMCNCGALTIPELREKAKLTLVSSVSIVEGGAHDVLLKDSASGGK; encoded by the coding sequence ATGGCATATTTTTTCAATGAACCCTCCAGAACCTTCAGCGAATATCTGCTGGTCCCGGGATACTCTTCCTCTGAGTGCATCCCCGCCAATGTCTCTTTGCAGACGCCAGTAGTCCGGTTCAAGCGCGGCGAGGAGTGCCCCCTGACCATGAACGTCCCCATGGTCTCCGCAGTGATGCAGGCCGTCTCCGGCGAGCAGATGGGTATTGGCCTTGCCAAGGAGGGCGGCATCGCCTTCATTTATGTCTCTCAGCCCATTGCGGACCAGGCTGACATGGTGCGCCGTGTGAAAAACTACAAGGCGGGCTTTGTCTTCAGCGACTCCAACCTGCGTCTGGGAGACACCTTAGCGGATGTGCTGGCGCTGAAAGAGCGCACCGGCCACTCCACGATGGCCGTCACCGACGACGGTACCGGCACAGGGAAGCTCCTGGGCCTGGTCACAAGCCGGGACTACCGGGTCAGCCGGATGGACCCCTCTACCAAGGTGGAAACATTCATGACCCCAGCGGAAAAGATCGTTTCCGCTCCTGAGGGCACTAGCCTGAAAGCCGCCAATGACATCATCTGGGATCACAAGCTCAACGCCCTGCCGATCCTGACAGCAGACGGACATCTGGTGAGCTTTGTGTTCCGTAAGGATTACGATGCCCACAAGGGCAATCCCCTGGAACTGCTGGATAGCCAAAAACGCTATATGGTGGGTGCGGGCATCAACACCCGGGACTATGCCGAGCGGGTTCCCGCCCTGGTGGAGGCCGGTGTGGACGTGCTGGTAATCGACTCCTCCGAGGGATATTCCGAGTGGCAAAAGCGGACGCTGGAGTGGATTCGTTCCCGCTATGGTGAGAGTGTGAAGGTGGGCGCTGGCAACGTGGTGGATGGTGAGGGCTTCCGCTTCTTGGCGGACTGCGGCGCCGACTTTGTAAAGGTCGGCATTGGCGGCGGCTCTATCTGCATCACCCGGGAGACAAAGGGCATCGGTCGGGGACAGGCCACCGCCGTCATTGACGTTGCCCAAGAGCGGGACAAATACTTCCAGGAGACCGGCATCTATGTGCCCATCTGCGCCGATGGAGGCATTGTGCAGGACTACCACATTACTCTGGCCCTGGCTATGGGTGCAGATTTCTGCATGTTGGGCCGGTACTTCTCCCGGTTTGACGAGTCTCCCACCAGCAAGGTCCTGATCAACGGCAGCTATATGAAGGAGTACTGGGGCGAGGGCAGTGCCCGCGCCCGGAACTGGCAGCGTTATGATTTGGGCGGCGCGTCCAAGCTCTCCTTTGAGGAGGGTGTGGACTCCTATGTGCCCTATGCCGGCTCCCTTTCCGACGGCATGGCCACCACCCTGGCCAAAGTGCGCTCCACCATGTGCAACTGCGGCGCGCTCACCATCCCGGAGCTGCGGGAGAAGGCCAAGCTGACGCTGGTGTCCTCTGTCTCCATTGTGGAGGGCGGTGCCCATGACGTACTGCTGAAGGACTCTGCTTCTGGTGGAAAATAA
- a CDS encoding cell wall hydrolase, translated as MKRAFLCGLLAAAALAVPANAARTVPVHVDGGRLPGTSYLESGVTYVPLRYLLDALGGWTVDWDSTQKAAVASSGSTRLTATPSKDTIQINQKTLRGNVTLSNGRTYVPLRLVAEALGNEVEWDPYLQGASVTSAHADYDAEDLYWLSRIIHAESRGESLEGQIAVGNVVLNRVKSKEFPNTVSGVIFDRRHAVQFEPVANGTLYQTPNTQSVEAAKRALDGESVVGNALYFYAPALSQGTWINANRVYHMTIGCHRFYL; from the coding sequence GTGAAACGAGCATTTCTCTGCGGGCTATTGGCCGCGGCTGCTCTAGCCGTGCCCGCCAATGCGGCCAGAACAGTGCCCGTACATGTCGATGGCGGCAGACTACCTGGTACCTCCTATTTGGAAAGCGGCGTTACATATGTCCCTCTCCGGTATCTGCTGGATGCCCTGGGCGGTTGGACGGTCGACTGGGACAGCACACAAAAGGCGGCCGTCGCATCCTCTGGCTCCACCCGACTGACCGCAACGCCATCTAAAGATACCATTCAAATCAATCAAAAGACCCTGCGCGGCAATGTAACGCTCAGCAATGGGCGCACTTATGTTCCCTTGCGGCTGGTGGCCGAGGCCCTTGGTAATGAGGTGGAGTGGGACCCGTATCTTCAGGGTGCATCTGTGACCTCCGCCCATGCGGACTACGATGCCGAGGATTTATACTGGCTCTCCCGCATCATCCATGCCGAGAGCCGAGGTGAGTCTCTGGAGGGCCAGATCGCTGTGGGCAACGTGGTACTCAACCGCGTTAAAAGCAAGGAGTTTCCCAATACCGTTTCCGGCGTTATTTTTGACCGCAGACATGCGGTGCAGTTTGAGCCGGTAGCAAATGGGACTCTTTACCAGACTCCAAACACACAGTCCGTGGAAGCGGCCAAGCGTGCGTTGGACGGCGAAAGCGTTGTGGGTAATGCCTTGTACTTTTACGCTCCCGCTCTGTCTCAGGGAACCTGGATCAATGCCAACCGCGTCTATCACATGACTATTGGCTGCCACCGCTTCTATTTGTAA
- a CDS encoding TIGR04255 family protein, whose translation MLFSDRPRTLYRNRPAHEVICQLRFPSILSINQVEPAEFQEDIRDAFPQYARRQDLPPIVGGQTPPPPVTNYHFLSEDGRWKLNLTKDFIALSTLYYPGWEEFARHLDQPLASFIRHYKPAYFQRVGLRYVNIFSRTKLGLEETPWRELFIPAYTGPLQDESEDTLLNWGCDMLVKLDSSSRAKIHAGFGRLQVKNVPQDQETKFILDLDLSMGNHVPCTMAAGALETLHIHGGRVFEGAITDRLREAMEPL comes from the coding sequence ATGCTGTTCTCTGATCGCCCCAGAACCCTTTATCGGAATCGTCCGGCCCACGAAGTCATCTGTCAGCTGCGGTTTCCCTCCATCCTCTCCATCAACCAGGTGGAACCCGCGGAGTTCCAAGAGGATATCCGGGACGCCTTTCCCCAATATGCCCGGCGCCAGGACCTACCGCCCATCGTCGGAGGCCAGACTCCGCCCCCTCCCGTCACCAATTACCACTTTCTCTCTGAGGACGGACGGTGGAAGCTGAACTTAACGAAGGATTTCATTGCGCTCTCTACGCTCTATTATCCTGGTTGGGAGGAATTTGCCCGCCACTTGGACCAGCCCCTGGCCTCTTTCATCCGGCATTACAAGCCAGCTTATTTTCAGCGGGTTGGCCTGCGGTATGTCAATATCTTCTCCCGCACCAAGCTTGGTCTGGAGGAAACCCCTTGGCGAGAGTTGTTTATCCCGGCTTACACGGGTCCTCTCCAGGATGAAAGTGAGGATACCCTGCTCAACTGGGGATGTGATATGCTTGTAAAGCTGGATTCCAGTTCCCGGGCCAAAATCCACGCCGGATTTGGCCGGCTGCAGGTAAAAAATGTTCCTCAGGATCAGGAGACCAAATTTATTTTGGATCTGGATCTATCTATGGGAAATCATGTTCCCTGTACCATGGCTGCCGGAGCACTGGAAACCCTGCATATTCACGGAGGCCGCGTCTTTGAAGGCGCAATCACAGACCGCCTGCGTGAGGCCATGGAGCCCCTGTAA
- the gdhA gene encoding NADP-specific glutamate dehydrogenase — protein sequence MLKSEYLQHVYTQVVTRDPDQREFHQAVLEVLESLDLIVDQHPEYEKHGIIETFVEPERMISFRVPWVDDNGQVHVNRGYRIQFSSAIGPYKGGLRFHPTVNLSILKFLGFEQILKNSLTGLPMGGAKGGADFDPKGKSDAEVMRFCQSFMTELNRHIGQFVDVPAGDIGVGGREIGYMFGQYRRIRGSYDAGVLTGKGLSFGGSLVRTEATGYGLCYLTAEMLKAMKGESFDGKTVVISGSGNVAIFATEKAAQLGGKVVALSDSNGYIHDPNGVNLDVVKDIKLGRRGRIKEYVDAVPGSTYTEGFRGIWNVPCDVALPCATQNEIDEEIAKTIVKNGAIAVAEGANMPCRPEAIRVFQEAGLLFAPAKAANAGGVATSGLEMSQNSMRYAWPFEEVDRRLKDIMTTIFHNAYNASVECGVPGDLVVGANIAGFKKVADVMLAQGLI from the coding sequence ATGTTAAAAAGCGAATATCTGCAGCACGTATATACACAGGTGGTCACCCGCGATCCTGATCAGCGCGAGTTTCATCAGGCAGTCCTGGAGGTTTTGGAAAGCCTGGACCTGATCGTGGACCAGCATCCGGAATATGAAAAGCACGGGATCATCGAGACCTTTGTGGAGCCGGAGCGGATGATTTCCTTCCGCGTGCCCTGGGTGGACGACAATGGTCAAGTCCACGTGAACCGGGGTTATCGGATTCAGTTCAGTTCCGCCATCGGCCCCTATAAAGGCGGTCTGCGCTTCCACCCCACGGTAAACCTGTCCATCCTCAAGTTTTTGGGCTTCGAGCAGATTTTGAAAAACAGCTTAACCGGTCTTCCCATGGGCGGTGCCAAAGGCGGTGCGGACTTTGATCCCAAAGGTAAGAGTGACGCTGAGGTGATGCGTTTTTGTCAGAGCTTCATGACGGAGTTGAACCGTCACATTGGCCAGTTCGTGGATGTCCCTGCCGGTGACATCGGCGTGGGGGGGCGTGAGATCGGCTATATGTTCGGCCAGTACCGCCGCATCCGGGGCAGCTATGATGCCGGTGTCCTCACCGGGAAGGGCCTGTCCTTTGGCGGCTCTCTGGTTCGGACGGAGGCAACCGGCTACGGCCTTTGCTATCTGACGGCGGAAATGCTCAAAGCCATGAAGGGCGAGAGCTTTGATGGCAAAACGGTAGTGATCTCCGGCTCTGGTAACGTGGCCATCTTTGCTACGGAGAAAGCTGCCCAGCTTGGCGGCAAAGTGGTTGCTCTCAGCGATTCCAACGGCTATATTCATGATCCCAACGGTGTGAACCTGGATGTCGTAAAAGATATCAAGCTTGGGCGCCGCGGCCGTATCAAGGAGTATGTAGACGCAGTCCCAGGCAGCACCTATACCGAGGGCTTTCGTGGTATTTGGAATGTCCCTTGTGATGTAGCCTTGCCCTGCGCCACACAAAACGAAATCGACGAGGAAATTGCCAAGACCATTGTGAAAAATGGAGCCATTGCAGTGGCTGAGGGCGCTAACATGCCCTGCCGTCCGGAGGCTATCCGGGTCTTCCAGGAGGCAGGACTGCTCTTTGCGCCCGCCAAGGCCGCCAATGCCGGCGGTGTGGCCACCAGCGGCTTGGAAATGAGCCAGAACAGCATGCGTTACGCCTGGCCCTTTGAAGAAGTCGACCGCCGCCTAAAGGATATTATGACCACCATTTTCCATAATGCATACAATGCCTCCGTTGAGTGTGGCGTACCGGGCGACTTGGTTGTGGGCGCCAATATCGCCGGCTTTAAGAAAGTAGCCGATGTGATGCTGGCCCAAGGCCTCATCTGA
- a CDS encoding MgtC/SapB family protein: MLSIFDGLRDVTVVSITLRLVLAMICGGIVGMEREYKRRSAGFRTHILICLGAAMTTMTSQHLFLNMHYYLDMARMGGSVVAGIGFIGAGTIIVTQHQRVKGLTTAAGLWTVAIVGLALGAGFYEGGILATVLVLLAEMLFAKLEYRTMMYAPEINLSIEYRNKDALDKLLKLYQECDLKVLNMEIIRSVRSETHNACAIFSLRLPRKSIVEDILTEINQVDGILAVEEL, translated from the coding sequence ATGTTATCAATTTTCGATGGCCTTCGGGATGTAACGGTGGTCTCCATTACTCTGCGTCTGGTGCTGGCGATGATCTGTGGAGGCATTGTGGGAATGGAGCGGGAATACAAACGGAGGTCTGCTGGCTTCCGGACCCATATCCTGATTTGCCTGGGCGCGGCCATGACCACAATGACCAGCCAGCATCTGTTTTTGAATATGCACTACTATCTGGATATGGCGCGTATGGGAGGCAGTGTGGTGGCGGGCATCGGCTTTATCGGCGCCGGAACCATTATTGTCACACAGCATCAGCGGGTAAAGGGCCTTACCACTGCGGCGGGACTGTGGACAGTGGCAATCGTGGGATTGGCCCTGGGCGCCGGATTTTACGAGGGCGGAATCCTCGCCACAGTGCTGGTACTCTTAGCGGAAATGCTCTTTGCAAAGCTGGAGTACCGGACTATGATGTATGCTCCGGAAATCAACCTATCCATTGAATACAGGAATAAAGATGCCCTGGATAAGCTTCTAAAGCTGTATCAGGAGTGTGACCTGAAGGTTTTGAATATGGAGATCATTCGCTCTGTCCGCAGTGAAACGCACAATGCCTGTGCGATCTTCTCCCTACGGCTGCCCAGAAAATCTATCGTGGAGGATATCCTCACGGAAATTAACCAAGTTGATGGAATCCTGGCTGTAGAAGAGCTATGA
- a CDS encoding MgtC/SapB family protein, whose amino-acid sequence MIKALDYLRELNILSLALRLLLAMLLGGAIGFERGRKGRAAGFRTYMLVCLGATLTGILSQYLFVMVSTSWADVAAEVGRKVDVSRFGAKAIGGVGFLGAGTILITGRQKVQGLTTAAGLWASACMGLAIGAGFYECVVIAFILIFLCMRFLPVLERIAVENARNMNFYVEFSSLEDVSDIINCIKAQGAQIYGVEIDHGKPEHIERPSAVFSIRLNQKIHHEQVLASIAELETVITLDEI is encoded by the coding sequence GTGATCAAGGCATTGGACTACCTGCGGGAATTAAATATCCTCTCTCTGGCGCTGCGTCTGCTGCTGGCCATGCTGTTGGGAGGCGCGATTGGCTTTGAGCGGGGCCGCAAGGGACGGGCTGCGGGGTTTCGGACCTATATGCTGGTGTGCCTCGGAGCCACCTTGACGGGTATTTTGAGCCAATATCTGTTTGTGATGGTTTCCACCAGTTGGGCGGACGTGGCCGCAGAGGTTGGACGAAAGGTAGATGTCAGCCGCTTTGGTGCCAAGGCCATCGGTGGAGTAGGTTTCCTGGGGGCCGGCACCATCCTCATCACAGGGCGGCAAAAGGTACAGGGGCTTACCACGGCTGCCGGCCTCTGGGCTTCAGCCTGTATGGGACTGGCGATTGGTGCCGGATTTTATGAGTGTGTTGTTATCGCATTTATCTTGATTTTTTTGTGCATGCGATTCCTGCCGGTTCTGGAGCGGATTGCGGTGGAGAATGCGCGGAATATGAATTTTTATGTAGAGTTTTCCTCTCTGGAGGATGTCAGCGATATTATTAACTGCATCAAGGCGCAAGGGGCCCAGATTTATGGGGTGGAAATTGACCATGGCAAACCGGAGCATATAGAACGGCCAAGCGCGGTGTTTTCCATCCGGCTCAATCAGAAAATCCACCATGAGCAGGTCCTGGCTTCCATAGCGGAGCTGGAGACCGTTATTACATTGGATGAGATATAA
- a CDS encoding Ldh family oxidoreductase, with protein MIRKGERCFMESRPYVAWDVMNRFLIDAFKGYGVPEEDAKICADVLLESDRRGIESHGCNRFKPIYIDRIVKGTLKPVTEIEVLKDTPTTLVYDAHDGMGMVASYRMMEALIEKAKKYGMAGGAIRNSTHYGIAGYWTTMATKAGMIGVTGTNARPSIAPTFGVENMMGTNPLTWAIPTDEEFPFCIDCATSVVQRGKIEYYAREGKDTPAGMVISHDGSSMTDSSAILKALVDGTAALTPLGGAGDEMCGYKGYGYAAVVEILSAALTGGPFMKALTGVDQNGNPQMYHLGHFFFVINPEFFMGLDTCKKTAGDICRALRASEKAPGHDRIYTAGEKEWLAWCERKDKGVPIGEAVQREMIAVRDQLKLPYHFDFEAAI; from the coding sequence ATGATTCGAAAGGGGGAGCGATGCTTTATGGAGAGTAGACCGTATGTGGCATGGGACGTGATGAATCGCTTTTTGATTGATGCGTTTAAGGGATATGGCGTTCCAGAAGAGGATGCAAAAATCTGTGCTGACGTGCTGCTGGAGTCTGACCGCCGGGGGATAGAGAGCCACGGCTGCAACCGGTTCAAGCCGATCTATATTGACCGGATTGTGAAGGGGACCTTGAAGCCTGTCACAGAGATTGAGGTATTGAAGGACACCCCGACGACGTTGGTCTATGACGCCCACGACGGCATGGGGATGGTGGCGTCCTATCGCATGATGGAGGCGCTGATTGAAAAGGCTAAAAAATATGGGATGGCCGGCGGCGCGATCCGGAACTCCACCCATTATGGCATAGCAGGATACTGGACTACCATGGCGACCAAGGCAGGCATGATCGGCGTCACCGGAACGAATGCCCGGCCTTCCATTGCGCCGACTTTTGGCGTGGAGAATATGATGGGGACGAACCCCTTGACTTGGGCAATTCCGACAGATGAGGAGTTTCCCTTCTGTATCGACTGTGCCACCTCCGTTGTTCAGCGGGGCAAGATCGAGTATTACGCTCGGGAGGGAAAAGACACGCCCGCCGGCATGGTGATCTCTCATGATGGCAGTTCTATGACGGACTCCAGCGCCATTTTAAAGGCACTGGTGGACGGGACCGCCGCATTGACACCCTTGGGCGGTGCGGGTGATGAGATGTGTGGTTACAAGGGGTACGGCTATGCCGCAGTGGTGGAAATCCTGTCCGCCGCCCTGACTGGAGGACCTTTCATGAAGGCGCTCACCGGTGTGGATCAGAATGGAAATCCTCAGATGTACCACCTAGGACACTTCTTCTTTGTGATCAATCCAGAGTTCTTTATGGGACTGGATACCTGTAAAAAGACTGCGGGGGACATTTGCCGTGCGCTGCGCGCCTCGGAAAAAGCGCCGGGTCATGACCGCATTTACACTGCCGGAGAGAAGGAGTGGCTGGCGTGGTGTGAGCGCAAAGACAAGGGCGTTCCCATCGGCGAGGCGGTCCAAAGGGAGATGATTGCGGTCCGGGACCAGCTGAAACTACCCTATCATTTTGATTTCGAGGCCGCCATCTGA
- a CDS encoding YcxB family protein has translation MTGETVYTLENLTDFYRIAAMRMGARRYQIIRMLYLLGGAALILIGAYEGLDVLGGNGDAVVILLAVIGLYLGIQLLQTGCRFYACFAARALKSIPEDARRCYFSFEEEQLVISNRMKSTSYPYEQFGVIYETAERFYFYINAYNGYILEKSGIRNGSADQLREFLNSRREDAVETIELS, from the coding sequence ATGACGGGAGAGACCGTCTATACGCTGGAGAACCTGACGGACTTTTATCGGATTGCCGCGATGCGAATGGGTGCCCGCCGCTATCAAATCATTCGCATGTTGTATTTGCTGGGCGGAGCGGCGCTTATTTTGATTGGGGCATATGAAGGGCTGGATGTCCTTGGCGGGAATGGAGACGCGGTTGTGATTCTCCTGGCTGTGATCGGACTGTATCTTGGCATTCAACTGCTCCAGACCGGCTGTAGATTTTATGCTTGCTTTGCGGCCCGCGCGCTAAAGAGCATTCCAGAGGATGCCCGCCGCTGCTATTTCTCCTTTGAAGAGGAGCAGCTTGTCATCAGCAACCGGATGAAATCCACGAGCTACCCCTATGAGCAGTTTGGCGTGATTTATGAGACTGCCGAGAGGTTCTATTTTTATATCAACGCATACAATGGATATATTCTGGAAAAGAGTGGGATTCGAAACGGGTCAGCAGACCAGCTGCGGGAGTTTTTGAACAGCAGGCGGGAGGATGCCGTGGAAACCATAGAGCTCTCTTGA
- a CDS encoding alkaline phosphatase family protein codes for MYNSISMTRMASSIAYAMGAEAPRQADPAIPLVTDMVDEVLNGGKADRVLIYNPDCIGLWMYQKYTEDLAPVLHATQLALPIATVAPSWTPVCFGSMYTGVSPDVHGIKGYVKPVITVDSLFDSLPRSGKKVALVTVAKSSMAMVYLNREIDYYIEEYDDAVTEKALELIQKDQYDLIVVYNQEYDDMIHRTQPESPEAMAAFHHHIDAFDRLTKCVKANWADHDTMVVWASDHGNHMNDQDHGAHGEDCPRDINVMHYYGIYPKKHP; via the coding sequence ATGTATAATTCCATTTCTATGACCCGTATGGCGTCTTCCATTGCCTATGCGATGGGAGCAGAAGCGCCGCGGCAGGCAGATCCAGCCATTCCTCTTGTCACCGATATGGTGGACGAAGTTTTAAACGGCGGGAAAGCGGACCGGGTTCTCATTTATAATCCCGACTGCATTGGACTTTGGATGTATCAGAAGTATACGGAGGACCTGGCCCCGGTGCTGCACGCAACACAGCTGGCTCTGCCGATTGCCACAGTGGCCCCCTCCTGGACGCCGGTGTGCTTTGGTTCTATGTACACAGGTGTTTCGCCTGACGTACATGGGATCAAAGGTTATGTCAAACCGGTGATCACCGTGGACTCCCTGTTTGACTCTCTGCCCCGCAGCGGCAAAAAGGTGGCACTTGTGACGGTGGCGAAGTCCAGCATGGCCATGGTCTATTTGAACCGTGAGATTGACTATTATATTGAGGAATACGACGACGCTGTGACGGAGAAGGCACTGGAGCTGATTCAAAAGGATCAGTATGACCTGATTGTGGTCTATAACCAGGAGTACGACGATATGATCCACCGTACGCAGCCGGAATCCCCAGAGGCTATGGCGGCTTTCCACCATCATATTGATGCCTTTGACAGGCTGACCAAATGCGTGAAGGCAAACTGGGCGGACCACGACACCATGGTGGTCTGGGCCTCGGATCATGGCAACCATATGAACGACCAAGACCATGGAGCCCATGGCGAGGACTGCCCGCGGGATATCAATGTCATGCATTACTATGGAATCTATCCCAAGAAGCATCCGTAA
- a CDS encoding ABC transporter ATP-binding protein: MADEKKIILEVQNLTKYFDTPKGKLHAVDGVSFQIEEGKTLGVVGESGCGKSTTGRTLLKLTEPTSGKIIFDGEDITRYNRSRMRALRTKMQMIFQDPFSSLDPRQSIMQLISEPIKEHKLLSRKEEIEKRTLELMDIVGLARRFVNSYPHELDGGRRQRIGIARALAVNPKLIVCDEPVSALDVSIQAQILNLLKQLQRDMGLTYVFITHDLSVVKYFSDDIAVMYLGQMVEKAPSDEIFANPAHPYTQSLLSAIPLPIVGKEKPERKLIKGEVTSPVNLPDQCRFLKRCDACMEDCAHRPNPQLTEISPDHFVACHMVADKYGA; encoded by the coding sequence ATGGCTGATGAGAAGAAGATCATTCTGGAGGTCCAGAATCTGACCAAATATTTTGATACCCCCAAGGGCAAGCTCCACGCCGTGGATGGCGTCAGCTTTCAGATTGAAGAGGGCAAGACGCTGGGCGTTGTGGGTGAGAGCGGCTGCGGCAAGTCCACGACTGGCCGCACACTGCTGAAGCTGACGGAGCCCACCTCCGGCAAGATTATCTTTGATGGGGAGGATATCACACGTTATAACCGCAGCAGAATGCGGGCCCTGCGCACAAAGATGCAGATGATTTTCCAGGACCCGTTTTCCTCTCTGGACCCCCGGCAGAGCATTATGCAGCTGATCAGCGAGCCCATCAAGGAGCACAAGCTGTTGAGCCGCAAGGAGGAGATCGAAAAACGGACGCTGGAGCTGATGGACATCGTGGGCCTTGCCCGACGCTTTGTCAACTCCTACCCCCATGAGCTGGACGGCGGCCGCCGCCAGCGGATTGGCATCGCCCGGGCTCTGGCCGTGAATCCCAAGCTGATTGTGTGTGACGAGCCGGTTTCCGCCTTGGATGTGTCCATTCAGGCACAGATTCTGAACCTGCTGAAGCAACTGCAGCGCGACATGGGACTGACCTATGTCTTTATTACACATGATTTGAGCGTGGTGAAATATTTTTCGGACGACATCGCTGTCATGTACCTGGGACAGATGGTGGAAAAGGCACCTTCGGATGAGATTTTTGCAAACCCGGCTCATCCGTATACGCAGTCCCTGCTCTCCGCCATCCCCTTGCCCATCGTGGGTAAGGAGAAGCCGGAGCGCAAGCTCATCAAGGGCGAGGTCACATCGCCGGTCAATCTGCCGGATCAGTGCCGTTTTCTCAAGCGCTGCGACGCCTGTATGGAGGACTGCGCCCACCGGCCCAATCCGCAGCTGACAGAGATTTCACCAGACCACTTTGTGGCTTGCCACATGGTGGCTGACAAGTATGGAGCATAA
- a CDS encoding ABC transporter ATP-binding protein yields MADNVLEIKDLVVHYETDDGCVEAVNGLSISIGRERTLGLVGETGAGKTTTALSILNLVPNPPGVIKSGEILVEGKNVLQMSEKELESMRGNDVAMIFQDPMTALNPVMTVGSQIAESIQLHQNVDAKEAMEKAKEMLRTVGISDSRAGDYPHQFSGGMKQRVIIAIALACQPNLLIADEPTTALDVTIQAQVLSLMKDLIVNNHMSMLLITHDLGVVAETCDDVAVVYAGRIVEVGSADDVFNHTRHPYTEGLFDSLPNLRQRGEELVPIKGLMPDPMNLPQGCTFAERCPYATEACRENIPELRHVEGSHYVACDAYRDPSFRLRRNQNG; encoded by the coding sequence ATGGCTGATAATGTATTAGAGATTAAAGACCTGGTCGTTCATTATGAGACGGACGACGGCTGTGTGGAGGCGGTCAATGGACTGTCCATTTCCATCGGCAGAGAACGGACGCTGGGGCTGGTGGGTGAAACGGGCGCCGGAAAGACCACCACAGCTCTGAGTATTTTAAATCTGGTGCCCAATCCGCCTGGTGTGATCAAAAGCGGCGAGATTCTGGTGGAGGGGAAAAATGTTCTTCAGATGAGTGAGAAAGAGCTGGAGAGCATGCGCGGCAATGACGTGGCCATGATCTTCCAGGACCCCATGACCGCCCTGAACCCGGTGATGACCGTGGGCAGCCAGATTGCGGAGAGCATTCAGCTCCACCAGAACGTGGATGCGAAGGAGGCCATGGAAAAGGCTAAGGAAATGCTGCGTACGGTAGGAATTTCCGACAGCCGGGCGGGCGACTATCCCCATCAGTTCTCTGGTGGCATGAAGCAGCGGGTGATCATTGCAATTGCGCTGGCCTGCCAGCCGAATCTGCTGATTGCAGATGAGCCCACCACCGCCCTGGACGTGACGATTCAGGCGCAGGTGCTCTCACTGATGAAGGATTTGATTGTCAACAATCACATGTCCATGCTGCTCATTACCCATGACCTGGGAGTTGTGGCTGAAACCTGTGACGATGTGGCCGTGGTCTATGCCGGCCGCATTGTGGAGGTCGGCTCTGCAGACGATGTATTTAACCATACCCGTCACCCTTACACGGAGGGACTCTTTGACTCTTTGCCCAATTTGAGGCAGCGGGGAGAGGAGCTGGTTCCCATTAAAGGCTTGATGCCGGACCCCATGAACCTGCCCCAGGGCTGCACGTTTGCCGAGCGCTGCCCCTATGCAACGGAAGCCTGCCGGGAGAATATTCCGGAGCTGCGCCATGTGGAGGGAAGCCACTACGTGGCCTGTGATGCGTATCGCGATCCAAGTTTCCGCTTGAGGAGGAATCAAAATGGCTGA